A window from Kovacikia minuta CCNUW1 encodes these proteins:
- a CDS encoding DNA-methyltransferase, producing the protein MPPLTIDYQNANGILWCGDSLQWLPTLAAESIDLVFADPPYNLKKAEWDTFESHQDYIDWSMQWIREAARILKPSGSLYIMGFSEILADLKRPACQYFKACRWLIWHYKNKANLGNDWGRSHESILLLRKSTRTTINIDCIRIPYGNHTLKYPSHPQAATSQYGNGKQRDHWVPHPNGAKPKDVIELPTTCNGMQEKTKHPTQKPEELIRKLVFAASNVGDTIADPFSGSGTTLVVAEQSGRRWLGCEMKPEYNLWAIQRLQTAQHLTDQEWVERDRKTEERRRKIR; encoded by the coding sequence ATGCCACCGCTAACCATTGATTACCAGAATGCGAACGGCATTCTCTGGTGTGGCGATTCCCTCCAGTGGTTGCCAACTCTGGCTGCTGAATCGATCGATCTGGTGTTTGCCGATCCACCCTATAACCTCAAAAAGGCAGAGTGGGACACGTTTGAGTCTCATCAGGATTACATTGATTGGTCAATGCAGTGGATCAGGGAAGCGGCCAGAATTCTCAAACCGTCTGGCTCCCTCTACATCATGGGCTTTTCTGAAATCCTGGCAGACCTCAAACGTCCCGCTTGCCAGTATTTCAAAGCTTGCCGCTGGCTGATCTGGCACTACAAAAATAAAGCTAATCTGGGCAACGATTGGGGGCGATCGCACGAAAGCATTCTGCTGTTGCGAAAATCTACCCGCACGACCATCAACATCGACTGCATTCGGATTCCCTACGGTAACCACACCCTTAAGTACCCCTCCCATCCCCAGGCAGCCACCAGCCAATATGGCAATGGCAAACAGCGTGACCACTGGGTTCCCCACCCCAATGGAGCGAAGCCCAAGGATGTGATTGAACTCCCCACCACCTGCAACGGTATGCAGGAGAAAACCAAACATCCGACTCAAAAGCCAGAGGAATTGATTCGCAAACTGGTTTTTGCTGCCTCTAATGTGGGAGACACGATCGCCGATCCCTTCTCTGGCTCTGGCACTACCCTGGTGGTCGCAGAACAATCGGGACGCCGCTGGTTGGGATGCGAAATGAAGCCGGAGTATAACTTATGGGCAATTCAACGGCTACAAACCGCCCAACATTTGACCGACCAGGAATGGGTGGAACGCGATCGCAAAACGGAAGAACGTCGCCGCAAGATTCGTTAA